TCGCCGTGGCGCTCGGGGTAGAGCTCGAGGAACCGCTCGAACGCCTCCATCCGCAGAAGGAGGCCCTTCGTGTAGTCGAGCCGGTCGACGCCGAGGACGATCTGGACACCGCCGAGGTCCTCGCGGATCTCGGCCGCCATCTCCGCCGCGCCGGGCGCCATCGCGAGCCCCTCGAACCGCTCGACGTCGATCCCGATGGGGTGCGACTCGGCCCGGCAGCGGTGGCCCTCGAAGGTGATCGTCTCGCCCTCCACCTTCGCCCCCAGCAGGTCCCGGGCCGACTCGCGGAAGTTCTCGGCGTACCCCTCCGTGTGGAACCCGACGAGGTCGGAGGCGAGCATCCCCCGCAGGAGGTCGCGGGCCGATGGGAGGATCCGGAAGACCTCCGAGGCGGGCCACGGCACGTGCCAGAAGAACCCGATGCGGGCGTCGGGCAGCCCCGCCCGGATCGTCTCCGGGACGAGCATCATGTGGTAGTCCTGGACCCAGAACGTCGGCTGCTCGCGGCCGGCCGCCAGGTCCGTGCGGGCCACGTCGAGCGCGGCATGCGCGAACCGGCGGTTGACGGCGCGGTAGGCGTCGCGGAAGCTCCGGTCGGGCTCGACGTGCTCGACGAGGTAGTGCGAGAGCGGCCACAGCACGCGGTTGGCCATGCCCTGGTAGAACGCCTCGAACTCGGGCTCCTCGAGCGGCACGCGGCGGACGGTGAAGGCCGCGGTCTCGGGCGGGTACGTCTGGGTGAGCGGCGTCTCTTCGTCGGGCCCGCGCATGGCGACCCACGCGCCGCCGCGGTCTTCGAGCACGGGGAGGAGCGCCGAGGCGAGGCCGCCGAGACTGGGAGCCCACCCGTCGGGGGTCGGGCGGATCGGGGCGCGGTTGGCGACGAGGACGAGCGACACGAGGCGGACGGGCATGAGGAGGGGCCCGGGACCTACGCCCCGCGTCGCGCGCTGTTCGGGGCGTTCTCGGGCTCGGGGGTCTCCGCGCGGTCCTCCACCTCGGGGCCGAGGCGGGCCGGGTGGCGTAGTTTCGGGGCGCGCCCGGATGGCGGAATGGTAGACGCGGCGGTCTCAAACACCGCTGGCTTCACGGCCGTGTGGGTTCGAGTCCCACTCCGGGCACAACATGAGATCAGACGACTCCCGGTCAACTCCGGGAGTCCCCTTTTCTCCCACCTCAGGCACGTTTTGAGAGCGGCCGGGTATTGGATGAGTTCGGTTGATACCCTACTTTTCCTTTCACCCTACCTTTCGCCCCGGCGCCGCCCATGGCGACCGTCCGCCCCGTCCTCTGGGCCCACAAGACGAACCGGCACGGGCACCACCCGATACGGCTCCGGTTCGCCGACGCCTCGGGGTCGCTCTACCTCTCGGTGGGGGCCTACGTCCACCCCCGGCACTGGAACGGGCGGGCCGAGCGCGTGCGGAAGACGCACGACCTCTACGAGGAGTACAACCGGCTCATCGAGACGAAGTTGAACGCGGCCGAGCGTGAGCGGCTCCGGCTCCTGACGATCGGCGAGGTCCCGACGGCCGCGGCGCTCAAGGCGGCCGTGGTGGGCAAGGGGTACACCGACTGCTTCCTCGACTTCGTGCAAGGGCACCTCGACGTCGTCGAGGAGCAGGGGAACGTCGGGCGGGTTCGGAAGGAGCGGGCCGTCATGGCCAAGCTGGAGGCGTTCGGCGGCTCCCCCCTCCCCTTCCGACGCCTCACGCCCGCCTTCCTCGACCGGTGGACGGCGTGGCTCCTGACGGAGCGGAAGAACAAGGCGTCGACGGTCGCCAGCGCGATCACGATCGTCCGGCTCCACTACAACCGGGCCGCCCGCCACGGCGTCGTGCGCGCCTCCGACTCGCCGTTCCACAACTACAAACCCCCGCGGATCGAGAAGCCGTCGCGGGCGAAGCTCACGGCCGACCAGGTGGCCGCGATCCAGGCCCTCGACTTCGGGCCGGCCGGGCCGGAGGGGTCCGGGCTCGCCAAGGTCCGCGACTGGTTCCTCTTCTCGCTCTACGCGCAGGGGATGCGGTTCTCGGACGTCGTCCAACTACGGCGGTCCGACGTCGTTCGCACGGAGGCGGGCGAAGACGACGACGGCGAGCCCATCGTGACGTACCGCGTTCGGTACCGAATGGGCAAGACGAAATCGACGAACGACGTGCTCCTCGTCCCCCAGGCCTTGGCCATCCTTGAGCCCTACCTCGGCCGCGAGGTCCCCGCGAGCGGCGACGGAGGGGGAGAGGTCGAGGATCCCTATCTCTTCGACGCGCTCGACCGCTACGACACCTCGACCCCGGGGGGGCTCCACAAGGCGCTCTCCAGCCGGAACGCCTACGCCAACAAGGTCCTCCGCCAGATCGCCGAGCGGGCCAAGATCGAGGACCACCTCTCGTTCCACGTCGCGCGGCACACGTTCGCCGACCTCGCTCGGAAGGGCGGGTGGAGCGTGTACGACGTGAACCGGGCGCTCCGCCACTCCTCCCTCTCCATCACGGACGGGTACCTCGCCGGGTTCGACGCCGAGGCCCTCGACGAGCGGATGCGGGGCCTCTTCGGCGGCCGGTAACCGCGCACGGCACCCCAACCCCACGGCCGCGGCGCGGTCGTCCACGCCTCCCCAGACCCAGGCCGGTCTCGGCGACCCTACCCATCGATCGAATGGACGCATCGCTAGAGCCCTACGTGCGCAAGTTCGTGTCGACCCTCGGGTCAAAGCGCCGCTACAGGCGGGCGGCGACGGATCTCTACGTGTTCACGGAGAGGGACGACGGGCACCCCTTCGGCCGGGTCCTGTCCCGACCCCACGACCTCGTGTGGGGCCACACGGCCAGCGGGCCGAGGTACGAGTGGGAACTCGGCGTCGAGCCCGATATCCGAGACGTCCACGAGGAGTGGGACCGGCTGGTCGGGCCGGTCCTCGATGGGGCTCGGGAGCCCGGGGTCCAGGCCGCCGAGGAGGCGTACCTCCGCGGCGGGCTCCGAGAGCTCGGGGAGCACGAGGCCGTCGAGCGCGAGGGGATGGCCCGGGACCTCAAGGACGCCCGGGCGACCGTGGACCACGCGGCGGACGTGATCCGGGCCCTCGCCCTGGAGGCCGCCATCAAGAACGAGTTGCTGCCGAACCCGGACTGGGGAACGGACTGGCGCACGGCGATGGGGGACATCCCGGAGTTGATGGGGA
This sequence is a window from Rubrivirga marina. Protein-coding genes within it:
- a CDS encoding alpha,alpha-trehalose-phosphate synthase (UDP-forming); this translates as MPVRLVSLVLVANRAPIRPTPDGWAPSLGGLASALLPVLEDRGGAWVAMRGPDEETPLTQTYPPETAAFTVRRVPLEEPEFEAFYQGMANRVLWPLSHYLVEHVEPDRSFRDAYRAVNRRFAHAALDVARTDLAAGREQPTFWVQDYHMMLVPETIRAGLPDARIGFFWHVPWPASEVFRILPSARDLLRGMLASDLVGFHTEGYAENFRESARDLLGAKVEGETITFEGHRCRAESHPIGIDVERFEGLAMAPGAAEMAAEIREDLGGVQIVLGVDRLDYTKGLLLRMEAFERFLELYPERHGEVSLVQIATPSRTGVPAYDQLKREMDEASGRINGRYAKGAWAPVRYRYQSFDQAELAAYYQAADVAFVTPLRDGMNLVAHEFAAVSAVCAERGGRPGALVLSELTGAADYLDGAFLVNPYDADGLARTLDTALDLPETERRARLSQMREAVRDLDVHVWAQRFLESLDAEGED
- a CDS encoding site-specific integrase translates to MATVRPVLWAHKTNRHGHHPIRLRFADASGSLYLSVGAYVHPRHWNGRAERVRKTHDLYEEYNRLIETKLNAAERERLRLLTIGEVPTAAALKAAVVGKGYTDCFLDFVQGHLDVVEEQGNVGRVRKERAVMAKLEAFGGSPLPFRRLTPAFLDRWTAWLLTERKNKASTVASAITIVRLHYNRAARHGVVRASDSPFHNYKPPRIEKPSRAKLTADQVAAIQALDFGPAGPEGSGLAKVRDWFLFSLYAQGMRFSDVVQLRRSDVVRTEAGEDDDGEPIVTYRVRYRMGKTKSTNDVLLVPQALAILEPYLGREVPASGDGGGEVEDPYLFDALDRYDTSTPGGLHKALSSRNAYANKVLRQIAERAKIEDHLSFHVARHTFADLARKGGWSVYDVNRALRHSSLSITDGYLAGFDAEALDERMRGLFGGR